The following coding sequences lie in one Silene latifolia isolate original U9 population chromosome 5, ASM4854445v1, whole genome shotgun sequence genomic window:
- the LOC141655029 gene encoding uncharacterized protein LOC141655029, with protein sequence MSFPDMSATTHHRNRLVMDALSYDRQSLSEEHEIQLSSMTEEQRLVFNEVMEAALNNKGGMFFVYGYGGIGKTFLWRALCACFRSKGDIVVDVASSGIAATLIPGGVTAHSRFGISINVTEDSICSRIKPGSDLAELLIRAKLIIWDEAPMTHKHCFEALDKSLKDVMRVLDVGNAELPFGGIVVVFGGDLR encoded by the coding sequence ATGTCGTTCCCAGACATGTCTGCAACGACACATCATCGAAATCGTTTAGTCATGGATGCGTTGTCGTACGATAGACAGTCCTTGAGTGAAGAACATGAGATTCAGTTATCTTCAATGACTGAAGAGCAAAGGTTGGTGTTTAATGAAGTTATGGAAGCTGCTTTAAATAACAAAGGAGGGATGTTCTTCGTTTATGGATATGGTGGAATTGGGAAAACTTTTCTTTGGAGAGCTTTGTGTGCCTGTTTCAGGAGTAAGGGCGATATTGTTGTGGATGTTGCGTCGAGTGGAATTGCAGCAACTTTGATACCAGGTGGTGTAACAGCTCATTCCAGGTTTGGAATTTCCATTAATGTAACGGAGGATTCCATATGCTCCCGAATTAAGCCCGGCAGTGATTTAGCTGAACTTTTGATACGTGCTAAACTCATAATATGGGATGAAGCACCGATGACTCATAAGCATTGCTTTGAGGCCCTTGATAAAAGTTTAAAAGATGTAATGCGTGTTTTGGACGTGGGAAATGCTGAACTACCGTTTGGTGGGATAGTTGTGGTATTCGGGGGTGATCTTAGATAG
- the LOC141655028 gene encoding uncharacterized protein LOC141655028, producing MAYAVKYVMATVTVVLKEWSSGLMAVVGNLGFNKRLYWLINRSANIQSISHKTQHCKDKQNLDIMAHIQSIPISSITKETTRTEQLTVRVMRLWYKKSETKPNDVKGVELILIDENGDTIQASINQRLTCLFLEHLNKGSTYKIRRLSISSNRVGLDMATIHPCKIWFEYSTRVVPIPNADMPLSTHEFYTFNEVVFGSMPNRLYIDVIERLEHVYPIKDSHGKRRRTIVLRNNLNQNLCCSLFGDYVEQVSEIDQDFINKPKPTLVMLFVKRSVYEGEVSITSTWGATKILVNPDMNEVNVFNNSFPDDDKPVFGAPETAGHHPPILASANIKTLSEITNLTKGGTYVTMAKILELDTSGNSWYYYSCKKCRSKVKQGEDGLWYCDKKKVNNNCTMKGVGVPSPIPRFQVKFFVTYEAPDLVEFIIWDDVMAELLGKTAQAILDEDEIYTVVPPPYFRPLLDRKFVAKIRVTQLFNIEQKSNSYGVISLCDDPRTIAKWDAMNNARKEQAISTSTRDTSRTGRLNDVSHTPCHRSSRRTASEQIAITTPPSNVSNDPTLSYSNTLILTPNQLQARTTREKRQSRFSKKPAGNVHHDVSQNTVNFTPATSNVTKLICSPTDVVERLVRDLCAEYGEAFTEVNPSVNRIEKSPGSCVFNASYSHGESSRTQQNTSVPLNNDAWEGYWDCGDAEYECDKCHALIWFGERKDKRRGTRRPKFSLCCSNGKVELPFLQQPPEFIKSLTGQHRFSKHYRENIRAYNSMFSFTSMSGKIDHSINQGRGPYTFRMGGQNCHRIGTLVPTGDARPKFCQLYICDTEEEVHNRKNVIRRSSDGRTYNLPTVSEVAALIEGDIGPHMEKRDIIVRRSCGGLQRISELHPLYTLLQYPLLIPSGEDGYRPGILHSASSIGVSASDQPREETTCREWFAYHLIERPSDVEFPTILLSVVYTIEFQKRGLPHAHIVLFIHREDKFPTAADVDKIISAEIPDPTTDPVLYSVVCEYMLHGPCGNANPSSPCMVGDKCSKYYPKPCTKRTTVDGDGYPIHKRSKKGVTVIKDDVPLGNDFVILYNSQLLLKYRAHINVEWCNQSRSIKYLFKYINKGSDRVTKQSSYTRRNEEDPGRFDEIKRFYDCRYICACEAAWRIFGFDIHYRTPAVERLQYHLPDEQPIVFHDDDWVDEVVENTSHGVSQFLNWMGCNNSTVEEMQVAKELLYCEFPTKFVWKKKVRQWSLRKKGFTIGRLVHVPPQCGELYFMRVLLNHVKGPKCFEDIRSVNDFVHPTFREACYALGLIGDDREYIAAINEAADWGPGFYLRNLYAILLFCGTLSMPSRVWDETWQLLSDDILHRQRTVLNN from the exons ATGGCATATGCAGTTAAATATGTCATGGCAACAGTTACAGTAGTTTTAAAGGAGTGGAGTAGTGGGCTAATGGCAGTAGTGGGGAATTTAGGATTTAATAAGAGGTTATATTGGCTTATAAATAGAAGTGCAAACATTCAGAGTATCTCACACAAAACTCAACATTGCAAAGATAAACAAAACCTTGACATTATGGCACACATCCAGAGTATTCCAATTTCGAGCATCACCAAAGAAACAACGAGGACGGAGCAACTAactgttcgggttatgagattgTGGTACAAAAAGTCGGAGACAAAGCCTAATGACGTGAAAGGGGTAGAACTCATCCTAATCGACGAAAAT GGAGACACCATTCAGGCATCAATCAACCAGAGGCTGACTTGCCTTTTCTTAGAGCACCTTAATAAAGGGAGCACATACAAAATCAGAAGGCTCAGCATATCATCAAACCGAGTAGGACTTGACATGGCAACAATTCACCCGTGCAAGATTTGGTTCGAGTACAGCACTAGGGTGGTACCCATTCCTAATGCAGATATGCCACTTTCTACCCATGAATTCTACACTTTCAATGAGGTGGTCTTTGGTTCAATGCCGAATAGACTTTATATTG ATGTAATTGAAAGGTTGGAGCACGTTTATCCAATAAAAGACAGCCATGGCAAGAGAAGGAGGACTATTGTTTTGAGGAATAATCT GAACCAAAACTTATGCTGCTCATTGTTTGGGGACTATGTTGAGCAAGTTTCAGAAATCGACCAAGATTTCATTAACAAACCAAAGCCAACGTTGGTTATGCTATTCGTAAAACGTTCTGTTTATGAAG GGGAAGTTAGCATCACATCAACATGGGGTGCAACAAAGATATTGGTTAATCCAGATATGAATGAGGTGAACGTGTTCAACAATAG TTTTCCAGATGATGATAAGCCCGTCTTTGGGGCTCCAGAAACTGCTGGGCACCATCCTCCCATCCTTGCAAGTGCAAACATCAAAACTTTATCAGAGATAACAAATTTAACCAAAGGAGGGACATATGTCACAATGGCAAAGATTCTTGAATTAGATACATCTGGTAATAGTTGGTACTACTACTCATGCAAAAAATGCAGATCAAAAGTGAAGCAAGGGGAAGATGGGTTGTGGTATTGTGACAAGAAAAAAGTTAACAACAATTGCACAATGAAGGGTGTGGGCGTGCCATCACCAATTCCAAG GTTTCAAGTTAAGTTTTTTGTTACATATGAAGCTCCAGATTTGGTTGAATTCATTATTTGGGATGATGTAATGGCTGAATTGCTTGGAAAAACAGCACAAGCAATCCTTGATGAAGATGAG ATCTACACTGTCGTCCCTCCCCCATATTTCAGGCCTTTACTTGATAGGAAATTTGTGGCAAAAATAAGGGTTACTCAATTGTTTAACATAGAGCAAAAATCAAACTCATATGGGGTGATCAGTTTATGTGATGATCCAAGAACAATTGCTAAGTGGGATGCCATGAATAATGCAAGAAAG GAACAAGCTATTTCAACTTCGACAAGGGACACATCGAGAACCGGCCGACTCAATGATG TTTCTCATACCCCATGTCATCGAAGCAGCAGAAGAACCGCAAGTGAACAGATAGCGATAACAACCCCGCCAAGTAATGTTTCTAATGATCCTACTCTATCATATTCCAACACTCTTATTCTAACGCCTAATCAGTTACAGGCGAGAACGACAAGAGAAAAAAGACAGTCGCGATTCTCTAAGAAACCTGCTGGTAATGTTCATCACGACGTTTCTCAAAATACGGTCAATTTTACACCGGCAACCTCCAACGTGACAA AACTTATATGTAGTCCGACCGATGTTGTTGAGCGCTTAGTGAGAGATCTATGTGCTGAATATGGTGAAGCTTTCACTGAAGTGAATCCGTCTGTAAACCGAATTGAAAAATCACCCGGTAGCTGTGTTTTTAATGCGTCCTATTCACATGGAGAATCTTCGAGAACTCAGCAAAATACTTCTGTGCCGTTAAATAATGATG CATGGGAAGGATATTGGGACTGTGGTGATGCAGAATATGAGTGTGATAAATGTCACGCGTTGATATGGTTTGGGgagagaaaagataaaagacgtgGTACAAGACGTCCTAAGTTCTCACTTTGTTGTTCTAATGGAAAAGTTGAACTCCCATTTCTACAGCAGCCGCCTGAATTTATAAAGTCGTTGACCGGTCAACATCGATTTAGCAAACATTATAGAGAAAACATTAGAGCTTATAACTCGATGTTCTCGTTCACTTCTATGAGCGGTAAAATCGATCATTCCATCAATCAAGGTAGAGGACCGTACACCTTTAGGATGGGAGGTCAAAATTGTCATCGGATAGGGACTTTGGTACCGACCGGAGATGCAAGGCCAAAGTTCTGTCAACTTTACATATGTGACACGGAAGAGGAAGTTCACAATCGAAAAAATGTCATTAG GAGATCAAGTGATGGAAGAACTTACAATCTTCCAACAGTTTCAGAGGTAGCGGCTTTAATTGAGGGAGATATTGGTCCACATATGGAGAAGCGAGATATTATTGTCAGAAGGTCGTGCGGTGGTTTACAGCGTATATCTGAGTTGCACCCTTTATACACCCTCTTACAATATCCTTTGTTAATTCCATCCGGAGAAGATGGGTATAGACCAGGTATCCTACATAGTGCTTCTTCTATTGGTGTTAGCGCGAGTGACCAACCACGTGAAGAAACAACGTGTAGGGAGTGGTTTGCTTATCATCTTATAGAGAGACCATCAGATGTTGAATTTCCAACTATCTTATTATCTG TCGTCTATACTATTGAATTTCAAAAACGTGGACTTCCTCATGCCCATATAGTATTGTTCATACATCGGGAGGACAAATTCCCTACAGCCGCAGATGTCGACAAAATCATTTCCGCGGAGATTCCTGATCCGACTACAGATCCCGTCTTATATAGTGTTGTTTGCGAGTATATGCTTCATGGACCGTGTGGTAATGCAAATCCCTCATCACCGTGTATGGTCGGAGACAAGTGCTCAAAATATTACCCAAAGCCGTGCACCAAGAGAACAACGGTTGACGGTGATGGGTACCCTATACACAAGAGAAGCAAGAAAGGAGTTACGGTGATTAAAGATGATGTGCCCCTGGGAAATGATTTTGTCATTCTATATAACTCTCAGTTATTGTTGAAATATCGGGCTCATATCAATGTCGAATGGTGTAATCAATCTAGATCCATAAAGTACCTATTTAAGTACATTAACAAGGGCTCTGATCGAGTTACCAAGCAGTCGTCTTACACACGACGTAATGAGGAGGACCCTGGTCGATTTGATGAGATTAAGAGGTTTTACGATTGTCGATATATCTGTGCATGTGAAGCCGCTTGGAGAATTTTTGGGTTTGATATCCACTATAGAACTCCTGCTGTTGAAAGGCTACAATACCATCTTCCAGACGAGCAACCTATTGTCTTCCACGATGATGATTGGGTTGATGAGGTCGTAGAAAATACTTCGCACGGAGTGTCACAATTTCTTAATTGGATGGGCTGTAATAATTCGACAGTAGAAGAGATGCAGGTTGCTAAAGAATTATTGTACTGTGAATTTCCAACCAAATTTGTTTGGAAAAAGAAAGTTCGTCAATGGAGCCTTAGGAAAAAAGGATTTACAATTGGTAGGTTGGTTCACGTTCCCCCGCAATGTGGTGAGTTGTATTTCATGAGAGTATTGTTGAATCACGTTAAGGGACCAAAATGTTTTGAGGATATTAGGAGTGTGAATGATTTTGTTCATCCGACATTTAGAGAAGCATGTTATGCATTGGGTTTAATTGGTGATGATCGAGAGTATATTGCAGCTATCAACGAAGCAGCTGATTGGGGGCCTGGCTTCTACTTGAGAAATTTGTACGCGATATTATTATTTTGTGGCACTTTGTCTATGCCGAGCAGAGTCTGGGACGAAACTTGGCAACTGCTATCGGACGACATCCTTCATAGGCAACGCACTGTTCTTAACAATTAA